In Streptomyces sp. NBC_00414, a single window of DNA contains:
- a CDS encoding transposase family protein yields MEILADVGYQGMGAQTGGRVVTPPHRKFKKNAPVWYEERHERQRRAHSSRRIRVEHGIAHLKNWRALTRHLGRREHMSHIVQAVAGLLSHQQTAVLDRSLRV; encoded by the coding sequence ATGGAGATCCTCGCGGATGTCGGCTACCAGGGCATGGGAGCGCAGACCGGCGGCCGGGTGGTGACACCGCCGCATCGCAAGTTCAAGAAGAACGCACCTGTCTGGTACGAGGAGCGGCACGAGCGGCAGCGCAGGGCGCACTCCTCACGGCGCATCCGTGTCGAGCACGGCATCGCGCACCTCAAGAACTGGCGGGCCCTGACCCGGCACCTTGGCCGACGCGAGCACATGAGTCACATCGTCCAAGCCGTCGCCGGACTCCTCTCACATCAGCAGACCGCCGTCCTCGACCGCAGCCTTCGAGTCTGA
- a CDS encoding NAD(P)-dependent oxidoreductase: protein MHLTILAASGTTGLSLTRQALERGHTVTAIARSPKRITVPNSPRLKRVTADVFDGDAISDALQGSENVLSALGWVRREKKSGVLVLGARAVIAARPNRIIWLGSYGTGASAQAAGLSTRIILKGLGAELADKVAADGLVLKAGGTVFHAGPLSNKPLNPSRKTVALDEAPKRFFPARISRENVAAAMLDEVENPRYLGRIAIPLER, encoded by the coding sequence ATGCACCTCACAATTCTTGCGGCATCAGGTACTACTGGCCTCTCCTTGACGAGGCAGGCTCTGGAACGTGGGCACACCGTCACCGCCATAGCCCGCTCCCCGAAGCGCATCACTGTCCCAAACTCGCCGCGGCTGAAACGCGTCACTGCGGATGTTTTCGACGGCGACGCAATTTCCGATGCTCTGCAAGGTAGCGAGAATGTGCTATCTGCTCTCGGTTGGGTCAGGAGGGAAAAGAAGTCGGGGGTCCTGGTTTTAGGCGCCAGGGCCGTAATTGCAGCGCGCCCGAACCGTATAATCTGGCTCGGCTCCTACGGAACCGGCGCGTCAGCGCAAGCTGCGGGTCTATCTACTCGAATCATACTCAAAGGACTTGGCGCCGAGCTGGCGGATAAGGTCGCCGCAGATGGACTCGTACTTAAAGCTGGCGGTACTGTATTCCATGCCGGCCCATTATCCAATAAACCGCTCAATCCGTCCCGGAAAACCGTTGCTCTCGACGAGGCGCCCAAGCGTTTTTTCCCTGCCCGTATCAGCCGTGAAAACGTGGCCGCAGCTATGCTGGATGAGGTGGAGAATCCTCGCTACCTGGGTCGAATTGCTATTCCCCTGGAGCGATGA
- a CDS encoding MMPL family transporter — MAVFLHQVGRLAFRRRWYVTLIWAAVLALTGLGALKAPEASDKGLSMPGIESQKAFDLMERSFPGAAADGATARIVFVAPPGEQITDPGNRQAVEKTMASLAGGTQVASVSDPFRSKTLSKYGRTAYATVTYEVGAKELTDASRNRLEEAVQGARDDGLTVEAGGKALDAGGGPGGAAELIGVVLAAVVLLATFGSLAAAGLPLLTALIGVGVSLAAILALAHALDLSATTSILAMMLGLTVGIDYALFVVSRYREERARGRTPEEAVGFAAGTAGSAVVFAGSTVVIALAGLAVVGVPMLTKMGLAAAGAVTVAVLIALTLVPALLGFWPNAVLTRRDRKGGRIGEQSTRNNWGTRWARFVLRRPLPVLLLGVTGLGALALPAMDLRLGNPGDEAKPASTTERRAYDALAEAFGPGFNGPLTIVVDARNSTGAKSAVRSVAQRIGDTKGVVSVSSPRFDATGDTAVFQAVPSTAPTDEKTKRLVASIRDDRPTIESRTGATFAVTGTTALDIDIAEKVRSALVPYLIVVLGLAVVLLLLVFRSLLVPLKAALGYLLSVLASLGAVVLVFQQGHGAALAGAEHTGPVMSLMPIFLVGIVFGLAMDYEVFLVSRMREAYVHGESPDQAVTSGFRHSARVVVAAALIMIAVFAGFIGESDSMIKMIGFGLASAVLFDAFVVRMAIVPAVLALLGHKAWWLPGWLDRLLPRVDVEGQALDRRSGVGDPQSIGSTAAREVSRT, encoded by the coding sequence GTGGCCGTATTCCTTCACCAAGTTGGCCGTCTGGCCTTTCGACGACGCTGGTACGTCACTCTGATCTGGGCGGCCGTCCTGGCGCTGACCGGACTTGGTGCACTCAAGGCTCCGGAGGCGTCCGACAAAGGGCTCTCCATGCCAGGTATCGAGTCCCAGAAGGCGTTCGATCTGATGGAACGGAGTTTCCCCGGTGCCGCTGCCGACGGTGCGACCGCCCGGATCGTCTTCGTCGCGCCGCCCGGCGAGCAGATCACCGATCCTGGGAACAGACAGGCCGTCGAGAAGACCATGGCCTCCCTCGCCGGCGGCACGCAGGTCGCGAGCGTCTCCGACCCGTTCCGCTCGAAGACGCTGAGCAAGTACGGCCGGACCGCGTATGCGACCGTCACCTACGAGGTCGGGGCCAAGGAGCTCACCGATGCCAGCAGGAACCGGCTGGAGGAGGCCGTTCAAGGCGCCCGGGACGACGGGCTGACCGTCGAGGCCGGCGGAAAGGCCCTGGACGCGGGCGGCGGTCCGGGCGGTGCGGCCGAGCTGATCGGTGTCGTGCTGGCCGCCGTCGTCCTGCTGGCCACCTTCGGCTCGCTCGCTGCGGCCGGGCTGCCGCTGCTGACCGCTCTGATCGGAGTCGGAGTCAGCCTCGCCGCGATCCTGGCCCTGGCCCATGCGCTGGACCTGTCCGCGACGACGAGCATCCTGGCGATGATGCTGGGTCTCACGGTCGGCATCGACTACGCCCTGTTCGTGGTCTCCCGTTACCGCGAGGAGCGAGCCCGGGGCCGTACGCCCGAGGAGGCGGTGGGGTTCGCGGCCGGCACGGCCGGGTCCGCGGTGGTGTTCGCCGGGTCGACCGTGGTCATCGCGCTGGCCGGACTCGCGGTGGTCGGTGTCCCGATGCTCACCAAGATGGGCCTGGCCGCGGCCGGCGCGGTCACCGTCGCCGTGCTGATCGCCCTGACACTGGTCCCGGCGCTGCTCGGCTTCTGGCCCAACGCCGTGCTCACCCGGCGGGACCGCAAGGGCGGACGGATCGGGGAGCAGAGCACCCGGAACAACTGGGGCACCCGCTGGGCGCGCTTCGTGCTGCGGCGTCCGCTGCCCGTACTGCTGCTGGGTGTGACGGGGTTGGGTGCTCTCGCCCTGCCGGCCATGGACCTGCGGCTCGGCAATCCCGGGGACGAAGCCAAACCGGCCTCCACCACCGAGCGCCGGGCGTACGATGCGCTGGCCGAAGCCTTCGGGCCCGGCTTCAACGGACCTCTGACCATCGTCGTGGACGCACGGAACTCCACCGGCGCGAAAAGCGCCGTCCGGTCCGTCGCACAGCGGATCGGTGACACCAAGGGGGTCGTCTCCGTCTCTTCGCCCCGCTTCGACGCGACGGGGGACACGGCCGTCTTCCAGGCCGTGCCATCCACAGCGCCGACCGACGAGAAGACCAAGAGGCTGGTCGCGTCCATCCGGGACGACCGGCCCACGATCGAGTCCCGGACCGGGGCGACCTTCGCCGTCACCGGCACCACCGCCCTCGACATCGACATCGCCGAGAAGGTGCGGTCGGCCCTGGTCCCTTACCTGATCGTCGTTTTGGGCCTCGCGGTCGTACTGCTGCTGCTCGTCTTCCGGTCCCTGCTCGTCCCGCTGAAGGCGGCCCTCGGATACCTGCTGTCGGTCCTGGCCTCCCTGGGTGCGGTCGTCCTGGTCTTCCAACAGGGCCACGGCGCCGCACTGGCGGGAGCGGAGCACACCGGGCCGGTCATGAGCCTGATGCCGATCTTCCTGGTGGGCATCGTCTTCGGCCTGGCCATGGACTACGAGGTCTTCCTGGTCTCCCGGATGCGCGAGGCGTACGTCCACGGGGAATCGCCCGACCAGGCGGTGACCAGTGGGTTCCGGCACAGCGCCCGGGTCGTCGTGGCCGCCGCGCTGATCATGATCGCGGTGTTCGCCGGATTCATCGGCGAGAGCGACTCCATGATCAAGATGATCGGCTTCGGGCTGGCCTCCGCCGTCCTCTTCGACGCCTTCGTCGTCCGGATGGCGATCGTGCCCGCGGTCCTGGCCCTGCTCGGCCACAAGGCCTGGTGGCTGCCGGGCTGGCTCGACCGGCTGCTGCCCCGCGTCGACGTCGAGGGCCAGGCGCTCGACCGGCGGTCCGGCGTGGGGGACCCGCAGTCCATCGGGTCGACGGCCGCACGGGAGGTGTCCCGCACCTGA
- a CDS encoding sensor histidine kinase, with product MRTGPEGYTDRFEQYADRHPRVVDAVIVLVLMACAVVGSGLTRPGAAPPQRDATVLVVMGASCLALFAHRSRPRTVTVVNAVCIVAVTALEYVLTPLLLAPVMAALYWLTTHTGLRTARFYSLTTAAALMTTSAVFDPTYPSSPVPRSIGYCFWLLLPLAAGSMTRLRRAYVASVRARAEHAERTREEEARLRATEERMRIARELHDVVAHHLALANAQAGTAAHFALTDPQRTKKILTSLTDTTSSALRDLKTTLGLLRHDSTPASEPLEPSPGLAHLPQLVSTCAAAGLTVTVTTTGEVRPLTSTVDLTAFRIVQEALTNATKHAAANSADVQLIYKDCRLLITITNGAPSDTTDAAAAVSGQGFGIMGMRERAHTAGGELRAGPRPGGGFEVATSLPLRPTATKASSKTADDPAGEA from the coding sequence ATGAGAACCGGCCCTGAGGGTTACACCGACCGTTTCGAGCAGTACGCCGACCGCCATCCCCGCGTCGTCGACGCGGTCATCGTGCTGGTGCTGATGGCCTGCGCGGTCGTGGGCAGTGGTCTCACCAGGCCCGGCGCCGCCCCGCCCCAGCGTGATGCCACCGTCCTGGTCGTCATGGGGGCCTCATGTCTCGCGCTGTTCGCACACCGAAGCCGTCCGCGGACCGTCACTGTCGTCAACGCGGTGTGCATCGTGGCCGTCACCGCGCTGGAGTACGTACTGACCCCTCTGCTGCTGGCTCCCGTCATGGCGGCGCTGTACTGGTTGACCACACACACCGGACTCAGGACCGCGCGCTTCTACAGCCTCACCACGGCAGCAGCTCTGATGACCACGTCAGCGGTCTTCGACCCCACGTACCCTTCCTCCCCCGTGCCACGGTCTATCGGCTACTGCTTCTGGCTGTTGCTGCCGCTCGCCGCCGGCAGCATGACCAGACTGCGGCGCGCCTACGTGGCGTCCGTACGGGCGCGCGCCGAACACGCCGAGCGGACCCGGGAGGAGGAGGCGCGGCTGCGGGCCACCGAGGAGCGCATGCGCATCGCCCGCGAACTGCACGACGTCGTCGCCCACCACCTGGCCCTCGCCAACGCCCAGGCAGGCACAGCAGCCCATTTCGCGCTCACCGATCCGCAGCGGACGAAGAAGATCCTCACCAGCTTGACCGACACCACGTCTTCCGCACTGCGCGACCTGAAAACCACGCTGGGACTGCTGCGCCACGACAGCACCCCGGCCTCGGAACCGCTGGAGCCCTCCCCCGGCCTCGCCCACCTGCCCCAGTTGGTTTCTACATGTGCCGCTGCAGGACTCACCGTCACGGTCACCACGACGGGAGAGGTCCGTCCGCTCACCTCCACAGTGGACCTGACGGCGTTCCGGATCGTGCAGGAGGCACTCACCAACGCCACCAAACACGCCGCCGCGAACTCGGCCGACGTGCAACTCATCTACAAGGACTGTCGCTTGCTGATCACGATCACCAACGGCGCGCCGTCAGACACCACCGACGCAGCTGCTGCCGTGTCGGGCCAGGGTTTCGGCATCATGGGCATGCGCGAACGAGCCCACACCGCCGGCGGTGAACTCCGCGCGGGCCCGCGACCAGGAGGCGGTTTCGAAGTCGCGACCAGTCTGCCGCTCCGGCCCACTGCGACCAAGGCGTCCTCGAAGACCGCAGACGATCCGGCAGGAGAAGCATGA
- a CDS encoding response regulator transcription factor: protein MTIRVLLADDQTLLRATFRMLIDSCDDMTVVGEASDGAEAMDLARTHHPDIVLMDIRMPGTDGLAATSAICADPDLTATRVLILTTFETEDYVAQALRAGASGFLGKDVTTDTLLAGVRTVASGEALLSPTATRTLIATFLMTPDPGTQLASPGHLAELTARERETMAMAAEGKSNTEIAEALTLSPLTVRTHIYRAMAKLGARDRAQLVVIAYQTGLAQVTPPTR from the coding sequence ATGACCATCAGGGTGTTGCTCGCCGACGACCAGACCCTGCTGCGGGCCACCTTCCGCATGCTGATCGACTCCTGCGACGACATGACGGTGGTCGGCGAGGCCTCCGACGGTGCGGAGGCGATGGACCTGGCCCGCACCCACCACCCCGACATTGTTCTCATGGACATCCGCATGCCGGGCACGGACGGCCTCGCCGCCACGTCGGCCATCTGCGCGGACCCGGACCTGACCGCCACCCGCGTCTTGATCCTGACCACGTTCGAGACCGAGGACTACGTCGCCCAGGCACTGCGCGCGGGAGCCAGCGGCTTCCTGGGCAAAGACGTCACAACCGACACCCTGCTGGCAGGGGTGAGAACCGTGGCGTCCGGTGAAGCCCTCCTGTCCCCAACTGCCACCCGCACCCTCATCGCCACATTCCTCATGACACCCGACCCAGGGACCCAGCTCGCATCCCCAGGACACCTGGCGGAACTCACCGCTCGCGAACGCGAAACGATGGCCATGGCCGCCGAGGGGAAGTCGAACACCGAGATTGCCGAAGCACTCACACTCAGCCCACTGACCGTCCGCACCCACATCTACCGCGCGATGGCGAAACTTGGTGCCCGCGACCGCGCCCAACTGGTCGTCATTGCCTATCAGACGGGCTTGGCGCAGGTGACTCCGCCAACACGGTAA
- a CDS encoding epoxide hydrolase N-terminal domain-containing protein, giving the protein MAAGLPSGALPQGFGWTRGVQGDHLADLIVQWADSYDWREHEARIRGRQRALVVVMHKLAVAIWHILHNKTRYQDLGTDYFTRRAPERAMRRMPKEANRIGLTVRFEPITATA; this is encoded by the coding sequence CTGGCTGCGGGCCTACCGTCGGGTGCCCTCCCTCAGGGGTTCGGCTGGACGCGCGGCGTGCAGGGCGACCACCTCGCAGACCTGATCGTCCAGTGGGCCGACTCGTACGACTGGCGGGAGCACGAGGCTCGGATCCGCGGCCGGCAACGGGCCCTGGTCGTAGTGATGCACAAACTCGCCGTCGCGATCTGGCACATCCTCCACAACAAAACCCGCTACCAGGACCTCGGCACCGACTACTTCACCCGCCGCGCCCCCGAACGTGCCATGCGCCGCATGCCCAAGGAAGCCAACCGCATCGGCCTCACCGTCCGCTTCGAACCCATCACCGCGACGGCCTGA